GAGACCAGGACCTGCTGTGCCATCTTTCTCCTCTTTCACTGAGCACTCGTCCAACGGTGACATGTCATAACAGCTGAGCCACATGCCCCATCGTGGCAGACCGGGAACCCACAGATGTCGCTCATTCACCCGGCTACCGCCAATCGCCAGTAGATTTCTACCACCCGATCTCGGCAATCATACCCGGAAGGCCACCTTCATGTTGACACCGTATACCCGAGCGTCGTCGTTCGAGCAAGGGATCCGGTCTCCGCATGATAGACACCGGACCGCGCACATACCCAGCCGAATTCGAGTTCCATTCGGCTTACACCCTTCCACTAGTGCCGAGATCTGTCGGAACCGAGGTTCGGCATCCGGGCAGCATCTACCCGTACGATGTACGGCACCAATGTTCTCGATACTGGCACGATGTGCGACGGAACACTTCGGACAGCATCGCGCACACCATCGAGGGAAACCGGGAAGCCGGTAGAACGCTCGTTTGGTTCCGCTGAGCCGGCCTCAGTGCCTTTTCCTAAACTCGCGGACGCGGTCGGCTCGGCCGGGCTCGGACACCGTCACGATCGTCACCATCGCAGGTCATGCGCCCGGTCTCGCCGCCGCGGGCTCCTCGCCGCTGAGCGCAGCGGCGCGAAGCGCCTCGGTTCGGGTGGCGGTGGGAGACGGGCGGGCGAGTTCTTCCACTCACCCTGAGCAGTGAAAGTCCAGTTCGGGAACGCGCTCTCAGGCAAGACCGCGCAGGATGGCCGATGGCGGGCGGGTTCCCCGGATGCTGGCCACCATTTCCAGTACGCGACGGGTCTGCCGAACCTGGTGCGCGCGAAACACCGCGGCCCCGCTCACGGCCGCGACGGCGGTGGCGGCCAGGGTTCCGTCCAGTCTGCCCGCCATGTCGACGCCGATCGTCTCGCCGACGAAATCCTTGTTCGACAGTGCCATCAGCACCGGCCACCCGGTGTCCACCAGCCGATCCAGCTGGCGCAGCAGTTCCAAGCCGTGCCAGGTGTTCTTGCCGAAGTCGTGGGTGGGATCGATCAGGATCCCGGCCCGAGGCACGCCCTGCGCCACTGCACGCTCCGCCTGCTCGGTCACCTCGTCCACCACCGCGGCCACGACATCGGGATAACGGACCCGGTGCGGCCTGCTGCGCGGCGTCAGCCCGCCGGTGTGCGAGCACACGTAACCCGCGCCGAACTCGGCGGCCACCCCGACCAGCTCGGGGTCGTGCCCTGCCCAGGTGTCGTTGATGAGGTCGGCTCCGGCGTGGCAGGCCTGCCTGCCGACCGAGTGCCGCCAGGTGTCCACGCTGATCACCACCTCGGGGAACCGGCGCCGGGCCCAGGCGACGGTCGGCACGACCCGCCGGACCTCCTCGTCCACGTCCACCTCGGGACCGGGACCCGCCTTCACACCACCGATGTCGATGATGTCCGCCCCGTCCGCGACGGCCTGCTCAATGGCGTCCCTGGCCCGCTCGTCGGTGAAGGTGGCTCCCCGGTCGTAGAACGAGTCCGGGGTGCGGTTGATGATGGCCATCACCAGCGCCCGGTCGGTAGCCACACGCTTGCCACGGAACACCAGCTCCGGCACGGCGGGCGGCACCCAGTCGGTCACATCCCCCATGGTGCCAGGCCCCACGGACGCTCGGCTTCGATCTGGGTGGCCAGCGCCAGCAGCAGGCCCTCACTGCCGAGACCGCCGACGAACTGCACGCCCAGCGGAAGGCCGGCCGGGGTGCGATAGGTGGGCACACTCATCGCGGGCCGCCCGGTGATATTCGCGAGCTGGGTGTACGGCGTGCGCGCCAGGTTGGCCAGTACCACCTGGTCGGCCGCGCGGCTGGACATCAACCGGCCGGCGAGCCCAAACCGCAGCATGACCGTGCCCGCGGCCCGCATCCAGGCCGGGACATCGAGTTCCCCGATCCGGGAAGGCGGATGCGCCAGCGTCGGGGTCAGCAGCAGGTCATAGCGCCGATGAAAGCTGGCCAGTGCCCGGTTGTAGTCGTTCCACCGCTCGTGCGCCGC
The sequence above is drawn from the Amycolatopsis aidingensis genome and encodes:
- the folP gene encoding dihydropteroate synthase, with protein sequence MPELVFRGKRVATDRALVMAIINRTPDSFYDRGATFTDERARDAIEQAVADGADIIDIGGVKAGPGPEVDVDEEVRRVVPTVAWARRRFPEVVISVDTWRHSVGRQACHAGADLINDTWAGHDPELVGVAAEFGAGYVCSHTGGLTPRSRPHRVRYPDVVAAVVDEVTEQAERAVAQGVPRAGILIDPTHDFGKNTWHGLELLRQLDRLVDTGWPVLMALSNKDFVGETIGVDMAGRLDGTLAATAVAAVSGAAVFRAHQVRQTRRVLEMVASIRGTRPPSAILRGLA